The Neurospora crassa OR74A linkage group V, whole genome shotgun sequence sequence TGACCTTCTCAGTCCAGGCAAAGTTCTTTCCTTTTACGGCGAGCGATTTGGGGGAGGCAGCCATGGCCCTGTGATCGAATAGTACTCGGCTCATGATGGCGTCGCGGATTGCTTCGGATAAGCCGTAGAGTTGGGAAAAGATCCAGAGAGATATAGCTATAAAAACTCTGCACAGAGGCTCAGCCAAGCGAAAGAAGATGAATGCAAGCATTTGGTGTAACGGTTTGTCACCAACAAAATGAGGTTGGCCGGTTGGGGGCAGGGGTCAGATGTTAAGGCTATATTGGAATGTCTCGCTGAGGTGGGCGTTGGCACGCGCATAGGAGGCTGAAGAGGGTGGGAAACAAGATCACCTCAACAAGAAGACAAGAAAACAGGCAGGCCAATCCAAAGCAAAATGGCAGGACCACGATGTCGCAAAGATGATTGTTGTGGCTAACAAGACGAATCGTAAAGGTGTTTGGGGACGAAAAGCACTTTTCAGTAGAAAAGTAGTCTTTCTTACCTCGGCCAATGTCCTAGTTTCCCTTCAATATTCTCTCTTGCAGTCGGCTCGTCTCTGTTAGTATGGGAAGTATCAGAATGAGTTCAGGTGGCGGGCTGGTGACACCAAATCTACGTCAAGGTCTGCGATCATCGGCGTGCTGACTGCCTCGttatggaaaaaaaaagacaacaaGAAGATTGCTCAAAGAGCCGAGGAGATGACAGTAGGAGTACTAATGTATGTCGAAAGTGTATCTGTGGTTGACTGCGGTTTACATCACACTCTACCAATGAGATAGTGTGCTTGAAGGTGCATAAACCGGGCAACAAACAGGAGGAAGACTCTGAAATCCTCCTTTCTTTTGTCGTGATCAAGACCACAAGGCAGGCTCACGGACGGACGGTTGGGTCAGTCGTCCATAATTGGGTcggcaaccaccacaacaaacCCCGGACTCAGCCAATCAAACAAACCAAGACCATCAGCATGATCAAGCCAGCCCGAACTGCTAGGCATCCGAAAAGTCAAGAAGACCATCCCACGTGCTGTTATACATAGATAAGCATAATTCTTCAAGGTTTGATATCTTGATAGCCTCCTGAAATCTTTCATCATATCATCCTAGACGATGATATGCGACGAGTCTCACATGCCCGTCTGTTCGACCTCATCCCTATTACGACGTTGCATCAAGTGATGCCGTGGGATGCAGGTAAGAACTCAACCATCCTCCATGACGAAAAGACGAGGTAAACAGGGGTCGCGACAGTGCCATGGCATTGTGCTATCAACATCTTTCCATACTCCCAGAAAGAAAATCGAATATTGCGCATGTTCCAGACATGTCAACTACCTACCAACGATGAGGCACTGGTCCCAACAATGAAGTATCCTTGCCCGAGAACAACAGGGATCTCACGGGACATATCTGCCGTAGCTTTTGTCTCAAGGCAAGGGACGAAATCCTTGGCCGGAAACAGTAGCTCAAAAGAACTTTGAagtagaaaaaaagaagggagagtTCCCTTGAAGTCTGCGATGACATGGGAAGGTGAACTTATTATAGTACACCGGAGTAACCTCAGTAAGTGGGGCCTCTGGTCCATAGTGGAGCCCTTGTTGTACTGTGTAATTTTGAAAGTACGTATTACTGTATCAGAACGGGCGGGTGCTGTGTGTCGGTCTTGGCAACCTAACAGTGGTCCTAAGCACAAGCCAAGAATTACCTGGTCGCCTCCAAATAATGAATAATTACACCACGCGACCGACACCTCGCTCTATCCCCGACAACGAACGATAGTACTttcatacctaggtacaacCACCCTCTCTGCCTGGGACACGAACTGGCCGACGCTTTGTCGGCAAATTCCTACCTCCAGTCTATCGATTTCAGCCGCTTCACCATGGCTTCGGAACCGCCGACGTCGACGGCGCTTGTCCGCAAGAGGACCGACACCGAGTTGATGCCACCGCCACCCCCTGCGAAAAAGATCAAACGGCCAAAGAGAGTCATCGATGAAGACAGCTATACCGATGCTCTATCTCACATTATTGCCCGCGACTTCTTTCCGGGCCTACAACAAGCAGAATCACAGCGAGAGTATCTGGATGCGCTGGAATCAAAGGACCCAGAATGGATTTCAAGCGCCACCCAGCGTCTGCAGCAAGCAATGACTCCCGGACGACATCAAACACCTAGCCGCTCGTTCCCCTCTGCTCCCACAGGCTCCGGTTCAGAAACGCCCATGGGCTACGCCGGCGACACCCCGATGAGTACGGTATCCTCGAGGACAGTGCAGGAAAACAGCAAACTGGACACGAAAATGAGCCTAGGCGCATTCCAGGCGAGATACACTAGCGAGGACAACGAGAGTTTCTACAAGTTGCTGGATAAGCAAAACCAGAAGAGAGCAGAAAAGTACGCTTGGCTGTGGAACGGAAACAAGCTACCTTCCAAGCAACAACTCAAGCAACGGGAGGTGGAACAGAAGCTGCTCGAGAGCGGGAAGAGTCTGGTGGATGATGGTTTCAAGAAGGACCGTCTAGCGATCAAGAGCAAGGATGACGACCGACCAGCTGCCCCGGCACATTGGAAAGCAAAACCAAACAACGAACTGATGTTCGCACCCGAAGGTGTGGACGGGGTGTTGGAGACGCCGGCCGAGCGGACGCAGAGAGAATCACGAGCCGAGCCGAAGAGGATCATTTACGAAAACACCAGAGTCCCGCAACCCTATGTGCCTCCCGAAGATAACCGAACAAGGGCTTCATCACCGTCACTCTCGGATGTTAGGAATGCGATTGCGGGCAATCGACGTGCTTGCGATACAGAGACCAGCGTCGGAGGAGGTGGCGAGACACCACGGATTAATGGCTACGCATTTGTCGATGACGAAGAACCAGAACCTCAGCGGAAAACGTCCAAAACACCACTCCCGGTTATCGATCTTGGCCCAGGTGACGCAACGCCAAACCCGTTTCATCTTCAGGagcaaagaaagaaggaggcgcTACATCATCGTATGGTGGAGCGGATATCACAATCAAAGAGAACGTCAGCGAAGCTAGGACTGACTGGAAAGGTGGAGCGTACGCCTGTACCGAAGTTCCCGAGCAGTCCCCGGGTTTCGGGCGGACTGACGCCGGCTGCCCAAAGGTTATGGAGCAAGATTGGTAGCTCCGGAGGTCGGACTCCCAGCTCGCCGTTTAGTGGTGAGATTACAAGGACACCAAGGGCTGCTGCAACGCCAAAAGTCAAGACATCTGGTCTGCGAAATCCGATGAAGTAAACAaatgaggagggaggggggaaggatAGACTGATGAAAGGATGAACGGAGGAGCGAGTTCTCTTGAGCAATATGATACCCAGACGACATGAGCGTCACACATAGAAGTTTGAaattaggtagaggtacttggaAGAAACATGACGGCTACTGAGCCGGTTAGACGGTGTGTCGCTCTAGGATGAATTGGATTGGCTAGCAGAATGCTTGGGAATGAAGCCAGGTAGGCCGTATTCCAAGGTGCAAGTTTACATTGTACATAATGTATACGCCCCAAGTGGTAAGCGATGAGTGGACGATGAAAGATGAAAGATGAGAGGAACATGCCTAAGAATGGGTAAGGGTTGCATTACCAAGTTTCCGGGACGCTACCACGCTAGCAGGGGCCCCTGGACCGTTCTCACGATGCCGAGCCGAGTCCAAAAATTTGCGGCTCGACTTTGGCAGCGGCGTCCCTTCGGTCTCCCTCCCTCGTCACTACAACCTAAGTCACTTCAGCGCCCATCGTCCGCTATCTCCGGCACTTCATCCACTACCAAACACTTTATTTCTCCATACTCAACCCTCAGGTCACTCCGTCATTGCCTCGACCTACACTAAGTAGGTAGCTCCACTGGATTGGATGAGAGGATGCGACTGGGAGTGTAACCTTTCGTCCCATAATACGCCGCCTGATTCCTCACTCATCCTTTCCTTTCGTTATTCTTTTCAACTACGTCATTGGTCTTGTCACATTCTATCCACAACATGAGATTTGCCGACTTGCTTGTAGACCTGGCTGCCGTGGCTAATGCCTCCCGCTCCGTTGCCGGCAAACACGTTGCGCTCCGGGCCAGCCAGATCGACAGATACACTAAGACGAGTAGTATTGCCAGCCTAGCCAAGGACCTTGGGAGAAGcaagcaacaacaccagcagcagcagcaacattATCAACAACAGAAACCGGAATCGCAACAGCAGGAGCAGAGACAGCAGGATGTGGCTCAGAGTCAGAGTCAGCAACCAGTACAGGGGGCGCGGGTTGAAGAGGTTATTCAGGTGAAGGAAGAGGTGCCGGTTGAGCAGCCTTCAGCATCGGTTGCTGCCCAGCCCAAGATTCCCCCATCAACACTGGTATCTGAGGCCAGGGTGTCTGCCGCTACGCCAGAGTCTCAAAAGTCGACTTCCAAACCGTTCACTCCTGCACCATGGGCAGACCGGAAACCCCTTCCTCAGCCCAGTCCCTTCCCCAAACCACCAAGAATCGGCGTCAAGAGCATAATACCGGGGATACCAGCCGACCTGGCAGCCCTGAAGGGCGGGGCCAATAGTGAAGAAGCTGGTGTCGATCTCAGCAGCATTTTCATGACGAACAAGGGTTCCAAGATTCTGGAGGAGTTGAGCAAGGAGCCTACCGTTCCCGCAGTTGAGATTACTCCTGAGCCGGTTCCTGCCGTTGTCCCGGAACTTAAGACGACCGAGGTTGAGGttaaggcggaggaggaagtccAGGTCACTCAGCCACTAGTAGAACAGGAATCAGTCCAGACGGTCGTTGAAGAGGCCAGGCAGCCCAAGCCGGAAGAGAAGCCGATTCCGGTCGCGGAAGCCCCGGCGAGCACGCCAGCTCCTCCCCCGGCTGCCGTGAAGCCCACACCACAAGAGACAAAGGCAACTAAGCTTTCGCAAGAGGACGCAGACTTGGTTGCCGAGCTCACAGGCTCGCCTCTCCCAGCCTCTACCCGCCACGAACTCCGCGAGTCCAAGGTCCCAGCCTCCCGCATCAGCAGACTATGGAACTACGGCGGTCTCGCCGCCGGAATGATGGCCGGCGCTATCGGCGAAGGTTTCAGCCGAgccatcggcggcggcagctccGGGTCCGTCATGCTCAGCCCGGGCAACGTCGAGCGGCTGGTCTCCCGTCTTTCTCGGATGCGTGGCGCGGCCCTCAAGCTGGGGCAGATGATGTCGATCCAAGACTCCAAGATGCTTCCACCGACAATCCAAGAGGTCTTCCAGCGCGTCCAGGATCGAGCCGACTACATGCCGGCCTGGCAGCGCGACCGGGTTTTGGTCTCCAACCTGGGCGCCGACTGGCGCTCCCTGTTCGACGAGTTCGAAGAGAAACCCATCGCGGCCGCCTCCATTGGCCAAGTCCACCGCGCCACGCTCAAGTCCAATGGCGCCCGCGTCGCCGTCAAGATCCAATTCCCCGGCGTTGCTGACTCCATTAACTCGGACCTCGACAACCTCGCCATCCTGCTGGCCGCCACCAAGCTTCTCCCCAAAGGCCTGTATCTGAACAAGACCATCGACAATGCGCGCACCGAGCTGGCGTGGGAATGTGATTACTTGAGGGAAGCCGAGTGCGGCGCCCGTTACAGGGAACTCCTTGCCGCGGATGGGCAAGAAGACGCCGTCTTCGCCGTCCCGCACATCTACGCGGAAGCCTCAGGCAAGCAAGTCCTTACCATggagtggatggatggcgtGGGCGTCACGCGCGTCAAGGACTTCTCGCAGGAACAAAAGGACTGGATCGGCACCCAGATCTTGCGCCTCTGTCTGCGCGAGATCACCGAGTTCAAGTTCATGCAGACGGATCCCAACTGGACCAACTTCTTGTACAACCCCGAAAAACAACGGCTGGAGCTGCTCGACTTTGGCGCTAGCCGAGAATACCCGGAGGAGTTCATCTCGCTGTATATCCGCCTGCTCGAAGCCGCGTCGCGGGGTGATCGCCCCGCGGTCAAGTCCCTCTCTGAAGAGCTGGGGTATCTGACGGGTCATGAGAGTAGAGCGATGCTGGAGGCGCATATCACTAGTGTCGTTACACTGGCTGAGCCGTTCCTGCAGAGTGCGCCGGAAGTGTATGATTTCAGAGATCAGACGATTACGGAGAGGGTCAAAGCGCAGATCCCCGTCATGATCCATGAGAGGCTGGCACCGCCGCCGGAAGAGACGTATAGCTTGCACAGGAAGCTCAGTGGGGCGTTTTTGTTGTGCGCGAGGCTGGGGAGTAGGGTCAGGTGTAGGGAGATGTTTGAGAAGGCtttggagaagacggagtATTTCGGGAAGAAGTGAGTGAGGTGTATGTATGATACTACTGTGGCTGGAAGTCGGGCTGGTAGGGATAGATTTGGAGGGTTAGACCAGAGTTTCTGCAAGTgattctttcttctttcctgtACATCTCGGCCGAATGTTCTCTGTTATAGGGAATCTACCGAGTAAGATCACCTCAAAAAGCATAGCCAGCACTTGTGGGGTGATTTGTAACAATATTTGTGAATATTACCATTCCAACCTTTTGCGCGCCTGCTTCATCTATCAGTCCttgatacctaggtatgtctCCCATGCAGCCATTTATAGTATACCCCCAGTGTTTCAAGCAAGCAATAATCCACTCTTCCCCTTCGTTTACCTATCCTCAGCCGTCCGTCTCGCCAACGGCaacgccttcttctccttgcctgcaatcttcttcctcttgcgCTCAATCGCCTTATCGACCTGGCTCTTCTTCATGCTCGCGAACTGCTCCACAAGCaactgcttcttctgctctgACTTCTTCAAGTAGAAGGGCGTCTTGCCCTGCTTGAtgagctccttctccttcttcttgtgctCCGACAACAGCTCGCGCTCCTTATCCTTGCGGGCGcgcgccttcttcttgctctccATCGACAGGAGCGCCCGCTGCAGCTCCTCCTTTTCGTTGGCATCTTTCGTCTTCTTGATGGCCATCCGCAGCTGCTTCATCTCGTCCTCCTGGTAGTCGTCCAGGAACGAGTAGGCTTTGCGCGCCTTGATCTCATCTACTACGCTTTTACCGGAGCTGCCGCCGATGCCGGGGGGCGCGAACCGTGGGTCCCGGGATTTGGGCTTGGCGGGCTCGTTGGCGAGAAAGTCGCGACGCCGAGAAACGGGTTTTTTGGAGGTCGTCTCGACGGGCGCGTGCTTGTTGGTGCGGTGGTGCTTCTCGACCTTGGCCTTCATGCCCTTTTCGATCTCGGTCTTCCAGTTGggctcttctttctcttcatcgtcatcggagccgtcctcatcgccgcccttcttcttcttctttttcttcagtGCGCCGAGAGAGGCTTGGGCTCGGGCGAGAGCACCGAATGAGAGCTGCGAGGCGTCGatgccggcgccgccgtGCTCTGAGGGTGCGTCGGAGTCCTGTTATTGAGCATTAGTcgtagtttttttttttttttttttttttttttttttttttttttttttttttttttaaaaaaaaaaatgataGTATTGTTTTTTTGTGCCCATTTGaagaaaacagaaaaaaaacaaaaacccTTACATCGTCACTGCCTGGTTCACTGCCCTCCTCaatctcttcatcctcctcctcctcctcggtgtCGCTGCCTGTGTGAAAgccgccgccttcttcctcactAGGGGCCTCATCTGAGCTCCCCTCCACATCCGAGTCGGGCTCGGCTTCAAATCTCGGACGAACACGTCTCTGGAGCTTAGCACCCAGCGTAGGGGCAGCTTTTCGCTTGACCGCAGGCATTTCTTACTCTTTTCGGGTCCACAATTTCGTCCTTTATAAGTTCTATCCTGTCTCTGGTGGCAGTGACAACTTTGTTGTGCGTTTGATTTGAGATGGTTACCCTTTTACGAGGGAACAAACAGCAGCGGGTGAAGAAAAGGTATGAGTGAAGTCACATGGATATGTGTATGTAGTTGGTTGTCGAATTGGCGTTGAAAGTTCTGCCGCCTGCGAGTGAAGCAACATTGCCCCGCTTTGACGGGTTTTCTCAATGTATGATTGGCTAGATTCCTAACCGATATTTTGCCCGTCCCCTGAAAAGCACAGAGGCCGCAAACAGGCGTACAACATCACTTCTTGATAAAAGTGTGACATCTCATTCACTGAGTTGTTTGGAGGTCCAGGAACACGGCTTATTGGATATTTATTACCGCACATCTTCCTCAACAGCTGTGGCCTACAGCTGAATGCGAGCCGGGCCGACTTCAAGCACCTTGGAGCCAAGTGGTCCGTAGCGGCACCTTTTTGCACCGGCCTCGTCTTTTTATCtcaaggatgatgatgaacagATTACGAATATTCAACACACCAGGTCGCTTTCGTCTCACAAAGGACTGGCAACTATTGCCAACTACACCATTATTGCCTTACTTGCCTCGCAATAAATATTTCAACACATACAAACCGTTCTTGGCCAACCAACCTTCGACGAGGTGCATTCATACGGCTGAAGACAGTTTTGAGGCGGATAAACTGTGCTCTGTGTTTGGCGTACAACACCTGGCTAAGAAGGGAACCGCACAATCAAACGAGACATTACCAGGCCCCTCAGAACCGTCTCACCAGGCGGCTGGAGAACAGGGCAGAGTGGCTTCCGCTGGAAAGGGTCAAAGGGGCAGCAAAAACGGAAACGAAACGCAGGAGCAAAGAAGGTGTCAAAGGCTGGGTCAGCAGCAGGACAAActacaacgacaacaacaacagcctcaAGACGGTCTTAAGGCACAAATACAGCAAACAGTGGACCAAATGGATCACAATCACTTCGGCTACCAGCCGGGTTACCCGCCAATATGGCAGGGGGAGTTtgttcagcagcagcaacaacaacaacaataccaATACCAAAACCAACAGCACTATCCTCGGCAAGAGCAATATGGCATGGGATATGCGCCGCCCCCAAATATGGGCTATGGCTTCATCCCTCCTACTCATCTCAACACCTTCGCCCCAGGAACGACCATACCGCATTGGCAACAACCTCTGCCGCCGTTCTACTCGGGAGCAGGAACACGAAGTTACcataccaacaccaacaacaacaacaacaacaacaacaacaggccTCAGGTCCCTCAGCCCGCTGGTTGCTATCGCTCCAGGAGTCCCGGACCCTACTCACGAGTAAGACAATACAGCAatagcaacaacaacaacacctacaccaacaacacacaCCCAGACTTTTATCGCCCCAGGAGTCCTGGACCTTACtcacgaggaggaagacgaggacagtacaacaataacaacaacaataacatcaacaaccaccatagccagcaacagcaaatACCGCCCACCTCCAGGCCCTCTCATCCGCCCAAGCTCAACAAGAAGGCCAAAGCCCGCGAAGCAGCAGCCCGCGAAGCCttagcccaagcccaagcccaacgaaccaccaccaccatgatGATGCCCGCATCATCCTCTTTCATCCCGCCGCAAGGAGGAGGCACCCCGCGAGAAGGCAGGGACCCCATCGTGCCTCCCTCGCGCGCCTCCGGCGGCATCCCCGAGCCCAGCCACGCCTACAAGATCCGGGCCTCCTTCCTCGCTCGAGAGGTCCCCCAGCCGCGTCCGATTCTGGTGGTGATCGACCTGAACGGCACGCTCTTGCACCGGCCCAGCCGCAAGCGGCCCTCCAAATTCGTCGAGCGGCCCTTTGCCAGGGACTTTTTGAAATACTGCATCGACACGTTCAAGGTGGTGATTTGGTCCAGCGCCCGGCCGCAGAACGTGGAGATGATGTGCCAGCAGCTGTTGACGGAGGAGCAGCTGGGCAAAGTGGTGGCGATCTGGGCACGGGACAAGTTCGGGCTGACGCAGGCGGACTTTAACACGCGGGTGCAGTGCTACAAGCGGTTGACGATGCTGTGGGAGGACCCGACGGTGGCGGCGTCAAACCCGGAGGGAGAGCCGTGGAATCAGGGCAATACGGTGCTGATTGACGACAGTGCGGAGAAGGCGAGGAGCGAGCCGTATAACTGCATTACGCTGCCGGAATTTGTGGGGGATTTGAACGAGAAGCCGGAGGTGCTGCCGATGGTGCGTGAATATCTTAACATTCTAGCCCACCAGGCGGATATCAGCACTTATATCAG is a genomic window containing:
- the stk-25 gene encoding ABC1 protein; its protein translation is MRFADLLVDLAAVANASRSVAGKHVALRASQIDRYTKTSSIASLAKDLGRSKQQHQQQQQHYQQQKPESQQQEQRQQDVAQSQSQQPVQGARVEEVIQVKEEVPVEQPSASVAAQPKIPPSTLVSEARVSAATPESQKSTSKPFTPAPWADRKPLPQPSPFPKPPRIGVKSIIPGIPADLAALKGGANSEEAGVDLSSIFMTNKGSKILEELSKEPTVPAVEITPEPVPAVVPELKTTEVEVKAEEEVQVTQPLVEQESVQTVVEEARQPKPEEKPIPVAEAPASTPAPPPAAVKPTPQETKATKLSQEDADLVAELTGSPLPASTRHELRESKVPASRISRLWNYGGLAAGMMAGAIGEGFSRAIGGGSSGSVMLSPGNVERLVSRLSRMRGAALKLGQMMSIQDSKMLPPTIQEVFQRVQDRADYMPAWQRDRVLVSNLGADWRSLFDEFEEKPIAAASIGQVHRATLKSNGARVAVKIQFPGVADSINSDLDNLAILLAATKLLPKGLYLNKTIDNARTELAWECDYLREAECGARYRELLAADGQEDAVFAVPHIYAEASGKQVLTMEWMDGVGVTRVKDFSQEQKDWIGTQILRLCLREITEFKFMQTDPNWTNFLYNPEKQRLELLDFGASREYPEEFISLYIRLLEAASRGDRPAVKSLSEELGYLTGHESRAMLEAHITSVVTLAEPFLQSAPEVYDFRDQTITERVKAQIPVMIHERLAPPPEETYSLHRKLSGAFLLCARLGSRVRCREMFEKALEKTEYFGKK